From Gemmobacter sp., one genomic window encodes:
- a CDS encoding aminotransferase class III-fold pyridoxal phosphate-dependent enzyme, with product MKRLLSTGLNAGSETVVEVVGGQGAWFDLSDGRRVLDGSNSAGALGHAHPDMVETLHKAAGHPAVSEGWAYRDRELAAEELIDTAFAGETDWVGAVRFGLSGSEINDLALSLAQALTGRAPIATRERAYHGITGLSRDVTVQPHWHGGLSLMSGGGAPLGPQYAGAGAGGARDLAVWRTGGRPAA from the coding sequence ATGAAACGACTGCTCAGCACCGGCCTGAATGCCGGATCGGAAACCGTGGTCGAGGTGGTCGGCGGGCAGGGTGCCTGGTTCGACCTGTCGGATGGCCGCCGGGTGCTGGACGGGTCGAACAGCGCCGGCGCGCTGGGTCATGCCCACCCCGACATGGTGGAAACGCTGCACAAGGCCGCCGGCCACCCCGCCGTCAGCGAAGGCTGGGCCTACCGCGACCGCGAACTGGCCGCCGAGGAACTGATCGACACCGCATTTGCCGGCGAAACCGACTGGGTCGGCGCTGTGCGTTTCGGCCTGTCGGGCAGCGAGATCAACGACCTGGCCCTGTCACTGGCGCAGGCGCTGACTGGCCGGGCGCCGATTGCCACCCGCGAGCGCGCCTACCATGGCATCACCGGCCTGTCGCGCGATGTCACCGTGCAGCCGCACTGGCATGGCGGGCTGTCGCTGATGTCGGGGGGGGGTGCGCCCCTCGGCCCCCAATACGCAGGTGCGGGTGCTGGCGGCGCCCGTGACCTCGCTGTATGGCGAACGGGTGGCCGACCTGCCGCCTGA